The sequence TTTGATCCTCGTCTGTTCGATGTTCGATCCCACAAAGGGTGCTTCTTCGCCGTGCCCGGTTTGACGCGCCAACCATGACGCGGGTCACTCGGCGGACCCGGCGGAGACGGATGCGAGGCTACCGCGACCTCGCCTTCAACTCGGCTTCCAACGCGTGCAGCTCGCCGCGCAGGATCCGGAGCTGGTTGTACAGCGGACGGTAGGCAGCGTCCTGCGGACGGGCTCCATCGCCGCGAGCTTCGCCACCGCTTTCACGGCTCCCGTGCTCGCCGCCGCCCTCCCGACCGCCGTGCTCGCCGCCGCCCTCGCGGCCGCCGTGCCCTTCGCCACCCTCTTCACCTCCAGTGCCGTGGCCTTGCTCGACACCGGCTTCGGGATGGCTGACCCAGGAACTGAATTCTTCGCCGAACGTCCCGAGCTCGACGGGAACCGTCTGACCCGGTCTCACGTCGATGCGCTTCGTCGGACCGAGTTCCGTGCCGTTGTCCAGGTGGATCTCGACGCGCACCTGCGACAGGGTCGTGGCCGTCGTGTTCGTCACCGAACCCGCGAAGACCTGCGTGTTGGGGTTGAACTGAAGGACGAGGCGAGCACCGTTCGCGAAGACCTCGTCCTGCCCCGTCACCTTCGCGAGGTAGGCGCCGCCTTCCTCGCCCCCTTCGCCGCCCTCTCGCCCTGCGTGCTCGCCACCACCTTCCCCGCCTGCGTGCTCGCCACGACCTTCGCGGCCACCGTGCTCGCCGCGGCCCTCGCGACCTTCCCGGCCCTCGCGGCCTTCCCGGTTTGCCGGCGAACCGGCCTGTGGGCCGGCCGGATGGGGGCTGAGCCCCGCGAGCACGCGCGTCTCGCGGAGCGCGGCGCGAGCCTGTTTCACCATGCCATAGAGCGCATCCGCGTCCGCGCTGTTCCCGATGGCCTGCCGTGTCTGCCCTTCCTGCCCCTCCTGCACAGGGGGCGCCTCGTCCCCCCCGCCACTCAACAGCGCGGGCACTCCTGCTCCCGCGGCGCCGAGCAGCATCAGCGATACGATCGCGATCTTCATCACCAGATTCCCTTTCCGCGTTTCCCGGTTCGTGCGGGACTGGTTCGCCCGCTTGATTGACTACCACAATAGTCAACTACTCCGGTAGTCTAGATGAGTTCCATGTGGCGCACAAGGCTCTCGGATGCAGGCAGCCCGGGAACGCCTTCGGCCCAGGCCTCGATGCGGGTGGGATGTGTTGGGTGTCGCTGCGAAGGGGTTAAGCCAATCGAACATCGGATTTTGAATTGGCTTGAGCCGGCAGAGGGGGCGCCAACCCCTTTCCATGGTTGTCTGGAGTTAGCCCTCCGGCGAGAGGACGAGCCGGACCGCGCCGCGCGGGCGGTCGGCCGTATAGAGGGCGAGTTCGAACCGCCCCGCGAGCAGATCGTCCATGTCGGCGGCGCTCAGGGTCAGGGTGCCCTCGGCCGACGTGTGGCCCGGGCCGGAGAGACGTCGCACGACCGCGTTCGGCCGCGTCCCGCTGCCCCGGCGCTGGAGCACGATCGCGTGGGCGTCCGCCGACCCGAGGCCGGACGTGGAGATGACGTAGCGCAGCGTGCCGCGCGGCAGGTCGAGGCTGAAGCTGCCGTGGAGCCGAGGGGCGGCGGGCCGCCCGGCCCATCCGCCGTCTCCGGCGACGCTGAAGCGGAGCGGTTCCGGCGCGCGGCCGTCCACGAGCGGGGGCGTGCGGCGGGGCGCGCGGCGCGGCTCGATCGCCCGTTCGAGCGCGTACGCGAACGAGACCAGGCGCGCATCGTCGAACGGGCGGCCGATCAGCTCGACGCCGGTCGGCATCCCGGTCCGCGTGAAGCCCGCGGGCGCGCTGACCGCCGGGAGCCCGCTGTGCGCGGCCAGCTGGCACGTTCCTCCGACCGGCGGTGAGCCGATCCGCGCGGGGTCGCGCCGCAGCGTCGGGTAGGCGATCGCGTCGAGCCGCTCCGCGTCCATGAACGCCACGATCGCTTCCCGCAGCGCGGCCTGCCGCTCCAGCGTCTCGGCATAGGCCGCCTCGTCGCGCGGGCCCGCCTCGCTGCGCCGCCGGAAGGTGCCGTCGAGCTGCTCGTGGTGCAGTCCGAGTTCCACGATCTCCCCGAGCGACGCCACCGGTGCGCCACCGGGCGCCGCCAGGTATTCGGCGAGATCCACCGCGAATTCGTGCCCGATCACGCCCGTATTCGCGAGCAGCGAATCCTGCTCGGGGATCTCGACGTCGACGATCTCCGCCCCCGCCGCGGCCATCGCGTCGAGGGCGGCGCGAACGGTCGCCGTGACCGGAGCTTCCGCGCCCGAATCCGACAGCCACTCCGTCAGGGCCCCGATGCGCGCCCCCGCCAGCGACCCCGCGTCGAGCGCGACTCGGAAACCGATGGGCTCTCGGCCGCGCATCGCCTCCGTGGCCGGATCCGCCGCGTCCGCGCCGACCGTCGCGTCGAGGGCGATCGCGAGGTCCATGACGGAGCGCGCCAGCGGCCCGCCCGTATCCTGCGTATGCGACAGGGGGATGAGCCCGTCAATGCTCGACAGCCCCTTCGTCGGCCGCAGCCCGACGAGGTTGTGGACCGACGACGGGATGCGGATCGATCCGCACGTGTCCGACCCCCATCCCACGGCGCCGAAGCTCGCCGCCACCGCGGCGCCCGTTCCGCCGGAGGAGCCGCCGGGGTTCCTCGCCGGATCGTACGGGTTCCGCGTCTGCCCGCCGAGCGAACTGATGCTCGTGATCCCCGCCGCCAGCTCGTGCATGTTCGTCTTGGCGAGGATGATCGCCCCCGCCTCGCGCAGCTTACGCACCTGGAAGGCGTCGTCCGCCGGCGTCCACCCCGCGAGCGCCACCGTCGACCCGGCCGTGGGCATGTCGAAGGTGTCGTAGTTGTCCTTGAGGAGGATGGGAATCCCATGCAAAGGCCCTCTCACCCGCCCCGCTGCGCGCTCTGCGTCGAGCCGCCGCGCCTGTTCCCTCGCCGTGGGATGGAGGCGGATGATCGCGTTGAGCGTCGGCCCCGCCCGGTCGTACGCCGCGATCCG comes from Candidatus Palauibacter australiensis and encodes:
- a CDS encoding amidase family protein, which translates into the protein MEPANLVARGRIVPGLAVRRLITRRLITRRLAWGLVLAAGVPSAARLSAQTADAAGSAPFEVWEASIPELQAALESGRASSVGLVDAYFARIAAYDRAGPTLNAIIRLHPTAREQARRLDAERAAGRVRGPLHGIPILLKDNYDTFDMPTAGSTVALAGWTPADDAFQVRKLREAGAIILAKTNMHELAAGITSISSLGGQTRNPYDPARNPGGSSGGTGAAVAASFGAVGWGSDTCGSIRIPSSVHNLVGLRPTKGLSSIDGLIPLSHTQDTGGPLARSVMDLAIALDATVGADAADPATEAMRGREPIGFRVALDAGSLAGARIGALTEWLSDSGAEAPVTATVRAALDAMAAAGAEIVDVEIPEQDSLLANTGVIGHEFAVDLAEYLAAPGGAPVASLGEIVELGLHHEQLDGTFRRRSEAGPRDEAAYAETLERQAALREAIVAFMDAERLDAIAYPTLRRDPARIGSPPVGGTCQLAAHSGLPAVSAPAGFTRTGMPTGVELIGRPFDDARLVSFAYALERAIEPRRAPRRTPPLVDGRAPEPLRFSVAGDGGWAGRPAAPRLHGSFSLDLPRGTLRYVISTSGLGSADAHAIVLQRRGSGTRPNAVVRRLSGPGHTSAEGTLTLSAADMDDLLAGRFELALYTADRPRGAVRLVLSPEG